One stretch of Meriones unguiculatus strain TT.TT164.6M chromosome 7, Bangor_MerUng_6.1, whole genome shotgun sequence DNA includes these proteins:
- the Cnp gene encoding 2',3'-cyclic-nucleotide 3'-phosphodiesterase isoform X1 yields MNTSFTRKSHTFLPKVFFRKMSSSGAKDKPELQFPFLQDEDTVATLHECKTLFILRGLPGSGKTTLARLIAEKYHNGTKIVSADTYKIVPGSRADFSEEYKRLDESLAAYCRRDVRVLVLDDTNHERERLDQLFEMADQYQYQVLLVEPKTAWRLDCAQLKEKNQWQLTAEDLKKLKPGLEKDFLPLFFGWFLTRKSSETLRKAGQVFLEELGNHKAFKRELRHFVSEDEPKEKLDLVSYFGKRPPGVLHCTTKFCDYGKATGAEEYAQQDVVKSSYSKAFKLSISALFVTPKTAGAQVVLNEQELLLWPSDLDKPSSSESLPPGSRAHITLGCAADVQPVQTGLDLLEILQQVKGGSQGEEVGELSRGKLYSLGKGRWMLSLAKKMEVKAIFTGYYGKGKPVPIHGSRKGGAMQICTII; encoded by the exons ATG AACACAAGTTTTACCCGGAAGAGCCACACATTCCTGCCCAAGGTCTTCTTCAGAAAAATGTCATCCTCAGGAGCGAAGGACAAGCCGGAGCTGCAGTTCCCCTTCCTTCAGGATGAGGACACGGTGGCCACACTGCATGAGTGCAAGACGCTCTTCATCCTGCGTGGCCTGCCAGGCAGTGGCAAGACCACGCTGGCCCGGCTCATCGCGGAGAAGTACCACAACGGCACCAAGATAGTGTCTGCCGACACCTACAAGATCGTCCCCGGCTCTCGGGCAGACTTCTCCGAGGAGTACAAGAGGCTGGATGAGAGCCTGGCTGCCTACTGCCGCCGGGACGTCAGGGTTCTTGTGCTCGATGACACCAACCATGAGCGGGAGCGACTGGACCAGCTTTTTGAAATGGCGGACCAGTACCAGTACCAGGTGCTGCTGGTGGAGCCCAAGACGGCCTGGCGACTAGACTGTGCCCAGCTCAAGGAGAAGAACCAATGGCAGCTGACGGCCGAAGACCTGAAGAAATTGAAACCTGGGCTGGAGAAGGACTTCCTGCCACTCTTCTTTGGCTGGTTCCTGACCAGGAAGAGTTCTGAGACCCTCCGGAAGGCCGGCCAGGTCTTCCTGGAGGAGCTGGGGAATCACAAGGCCTTCAAGAGGGAGCTTCGGCACT tTGTTTCTGAGGACGAACCCAAGGAGAAGCTTGACCTGGTCAGCTACTTTGGGAAGAGACCCCCAGGCGTGCTGCACTGTACAACCAAATTCTGTGACTACGGGAAGGCCACCGGGGCAGAAGAATATGCCCAGCAGGAT GTGGTGAAGAGTTCTTACAGCAAGGCCTTCAAACTGTCCATCTCCGCCCTCTTTGTGACACCCAAGACGGCTGGGGCCCAGGTGGTGCTGAATGAGCAGGAGCTGTTGCTGTGGCCGAGTGACTTGGACAAGCCGTCTTCCTCCGAGAGCCTGCCCCCGGGGAGCCGAGCTCACATCACCCTAGGTTGTGCAGCTGATGTGCAGCCAGTGCAGACAGGCCTTGACCTCTTAGAGATCTTGCAGCAGGTGAAGGGTGGCAGCCAAGGTGAGGAGGTGGGTGAGCTCTCCCGGGGCAAGCTCTACTCCTTGGGCAAAGGGCGCTGGATGCTGAGCTTGGCTAAGAAGATGGAGGTCAAGGCCATCTTCACGGGGTACTATGGGAAGGGCAAACCTGTGCCCATACATGGCAGCCGGAAGGGGGGTGCCATGCAGATTTGTACCATAATCTGA
- the Cnp gene encoding 2',3'-cyclic-nucleotide 3'-phosphodiesterase isoform X2 — MSSSGAKDKPELQFPFLQDEDTVATLHECKTLFILRGLPGSGKTTLARLIAEKYHNGTKIVSADTYKIVPGSRADFSEEYKRLDESLAAYCRRDVRVLVLDDTNHERERLDQLFEMADQYQYQVLLVEPKTAWRLDCAQLKEKNQWQLTAEDLKKLKPGLEKDFLPLFFGWFLTRKSSETLRKAGQVFLEELGNHKAFKRELRHFVSEDEPKEKLDLVSYFGKRPPGVLHCTTKFCDYGKATGAEEYAQQDVVKSSYSKAFKLSISALFVTPKTAGAQVVLNEQELLLWPSDLDKPSSSESLPPGSRAHITLGCAADVQPVQTGLDLLEILQQVKGGSQGEEVGELSRGKLYSLGKGRWMLSLAKKMEVKAIFTGYYGKGKPVPIHGSRKGGAMQICTII, encoded by the exons ATGTCATCCTCAGGAGCGAAGGACAAGCCGGAGCTGCAGTTCCCCTTCCTTCAGGATGAGGACACGGTGGCCACACTGCATGAGTGCAAGACGCTCTTCATCCTGCGTGGCCTGCCAGGCAGTGGCAAGACCACGCTGGCCCGGCTCATCGCGGAGAAGTACCACAACGGCACCAAGATAGTGTCTGCCGACACCTACAAGATCGTCCCCGGCTCTCGGGCAGACTTCTCCGAGGAGTACAAGAGGCTGGATGAGAGCCTGGCTGCCTACTGCCGCCGGGACGTCAGGGTTCTTGTGCTCGATGACACCAACCATGAGCGGGAGCGACTGGACCAGCTTTTTGAAATGGCGGACCAGTACCAGTACCAGGTGCTGCTGGTGGAGCCCAAGACGGCCTGGCGACTAGACTGTGCCCAGCTCAAGGAGAAGAACCAATGGCAGCTGACGGCCGAAGACCTGAAGAAATTGAAACCTGGGCTGGAGAAGGACTTCCTGCCACTCTTCTTTGGCTGGTTCCTGACCAGGAAGAGTTCTGAGACCCTCCGGAAGGCCGGCCAGGTCTTCCTGGAGGAGCTGGGGAATCACAAGGCCTTCAAGAGGGAGCTTCGGCACT tTGTTTCTGAGGACGAACCCAAGGAGAAGCTTGACCTGGTCAGCTACTTTGGGAAGAGACCCCCAGGCGTGCTGCACTGTACAACCAAATTCTGTGACTACGGGAAGGCCACCGGGGCAGAAGAATATGCCCAGCAGGAT GTGGTGAAGAGTTCTTACAGCAAGGCCTTCAAACTGTCCATCTCCGCCCTCTTTGTGACACCCAAGACGGCTGGGGCCCAGGTGGTGCTGAATGAGCAGGAGCTGTTGCTGTGGCCGAGTGACTTGGACAAGCCGTCTTCCTCCGAGAGCCTGCCCCCGGGGAGCCGAGCTCACATCACCCTAGGTTGTGCAGCTGATGTGCAGCCAGTGCAGACAGGCCTTGACCTCTTAGAGATCTTGCAGCAGGTGAAGGGTGGCAGCCAAGGTGAGGAGGTGGGTGAGCTCTCCCGGGGCAAGCTCTACTCCTTGGGCAAAGGGCGCTGGATGCTGAGCTTGGCTAAGAAGATGGAGGTCAAGGCCATCTTCACGGGGTACTATGGGAAGGGCAAACCTGTGCCCATACATGGCAGCCGGAAGGGGGGTGCCATGCAGATTTGTACCATAATCTGA
- the Odad4 gene encoding outer dynein arm-docking complex subunit 4, whose product MTDGETETLRSTFPSYMAEGERLYLCGDYAKAAQSFSNALHLQSGDKNCLVARSKCYLKMGDLEKSLKDAEASLQSDPTFCKGILQKAETLYTMGDFEFALVFYHRGYKLRPDREFKVGIQKAQEAINNSVGSPSSIKLENKGDLSFLSKQAESKKAQQKPLPMKLLYYNKHEPKRKGSLKSEKTVRQLLGELYVDKEYLEKLLLDEDLIKGTIKHGLTVEDLIMSGINYLDTRSNFWRQQKPIYARERDRKLMQEKWLRDRKRSPSQTAHYILKSLEDIDMLLTSGSAEGSLQKAEKVLKKVLEWNKDDVPNKDELVGNLYSCIGNAQIEIGQMAAALQSHRKDLEIAKEYDIPDAKSRALDNIGRVFARVGKFQQAIDTWEEKIPLSKTTLEKTWLFHEIGRCYLELDQASQAQSYGEKSQQYAEEEGDLEWQLNASVLVAQAQVKLRDFESAVTNFEKALERAKLVHNNEAQQAIISALDDANKGLIQELKKTNYREILREKAEKQEVTTLMELPATLEKETKHEPEKVMKQWERDPTESERSTTDDEESKLPKPEGQEQDRGSSGGDGTQLFVQSTETFGKPLEDSERTFSESVSLKDLKPAEAVIEEIDISEKTEDDDVKE is encoded by the exons ATGACCGACGGCGAAACGGAAACCTTGCGAAGCACCTTTCCCTCTTACATGGCGGAGGGGGAGAGGCTGTATCTGTGTGGGGACTATGCTAAGGCAGCCCAAAGCTTTAGCAAC GCTCTTCACCTTCAAAGCGGAGATAAGAACTGCCTGGTTGCCCGTTCCAAGTGCTACCTGAAGATGGGAGACTTGGAGAAATCCCTGAAGGATGCTGAGGCCTCACTCCAAAGTGACCCAACTTTCTGCAAG GGCATCTTACAGAAGGCCGAGACCCTGTACACCATGGGAGACTTCGAGTTTGCTTTGGTGTTCTATCACCGAGGCTACAAACTGAGACCTGATCGAGAGTTCAAAGTCGGAATTCAGAAAGCCCAGGAAGCTATCAACAACTCAGTGGGAA gtccttcttcaATTAAGCTGGAGAACAAAGGAGACCTCTCCTTCTTAAGCAAGCAAGCTGAG AGTAAGAAAGCCCAGCAGAAGCCTCTACCGATGAAACTTCTCTACTACAACAAACACGAACCCAAACGAAAGGGCTCGCTCAAGAGCGAGAAGACCGTCCGGCAGCTGCTCGGGGAGCTGTACGTGGACAAGGAATACCTGGAGAAGCTTCTTCTGGATGAAG ACCTCATCAAAGGCACCATCAAGCACGGCCTGACGGTGGAGGATCTCATCATGAGCGGCATCAACTACCTGGACACCCGCAGCAACTTCTGGAGGCAGCAGAAGCCCATCTATGCCAGGGAGCGGGACCGGAAGCTGATGCAGGAGAAGTGGCTGAGGGACCGGAAGCGCAGTCCCTCTCAGACGGCCCACTACATCCTCAAGAGCCTAGAGGACATTGACATGT TGTTGACCAGTGGCAGCGCCGAAGGGAGCCTCCAGAAAGCTGAGAAGGTACTTAAGAAGGTTCTGGAATGGAACAAAGACGACGTGCCCAACAAGGACGAGCTCGTTGGGAACTTGTACAGCTGTATCGGTAACGCCCAGATTGAGATAGGGCAGATGGCGGCCGCGCTGCAGAGCCACAGGAAGGACCTGGAGATCGCCAAGGAATA TGACATTCCAGATGCAAAATCGAGGGCCCTTGACAATATTGGCAGAGTTTTTGCCAGAGTTGGGAAATTCCAGCAAGCCATTGACAC atgggaggagaagatCCCTCTATCCAAAACCACCCTGGAGAAGACCTGGCTCTTCCATGAGATTGGCCGCTGTTACCTAGAGCTGGACCAAGCATCGCAGGCCCAGAGTTACGGTGAAAAGTCTCAACAGtatgctgaggaggaaggagaccTGGAGTGGCAGCTGAATGCCAGTGTTCTAGTGGCCCAGGCCCAAG TAAAGCTGAGAGACTTCGAGTCAGCTGTGACCAACTTCGAGAAGGCCCTGGAGAGAGCCAAGCTGGTCCACAACAATGAGGCGCAGCAGGCCATCATCAGC GCCTTAGATGACGCCAATAAGGGACTCATCCAAGAACTTAAGAAAACGAACTACAGGGAGATACTCAGGGAAAAGGCGGAGAAAC AGGAAGTCACTACATTGATGGAGTTGCCCGCAACCCtggagaaggaaacaaaacacGAACCGGAGAAAGTGATGAAACAGTGGGAAAGGGATCCAACGGAGAGCGAGAGATCGACTACGGATGATGAGGAGTCAAAGCTGCCGAAACCGGAGGGACAGGAGCAAGACAGAGGCAGCTCTGGAGGAGATGGCACACAGCTGTTTGTACAGAGTACGGAAACTTTCGGGAAGCCCTTGGAAGACTCCGAACGCACGTTCTCAGAGAGCGTAAGCCTAAAGGATCTAAAACCAGCAGAAGCAGTCATTGAGGAGATTGACATATCGGAGAAAACGGAAGATGATGACGTGAAAGAATGA